In Sorghum bicolor cultivar BTx623 chromosome 8, Sorghum_bicolor_NCBIv3, whole genome shotgun sequence, one genomic interval encodes:
- the LOC8084408 gene encoding wall-associated receptor kinase 4 — translation MKEALVVLLMLIISPVKAAALSSATPSEPALSLPGCPDKCGDVTIPYPFGIGDGCAATSRNPSFAVTCNNTFQPPRPMIYAPASNTSTPMEVIDISLERGEVSIYAPVGYSCFEPNTNTLDNYTGEFSLEGTPLILSSTRNRFMAIGCSALGLIGASDPEPSVAGCFSYCEGINQTSDGAPCSGKGCCETAISPNLTAFQAAVANVTLLPSFNPCIYAMLVQVGWYSFRRQDLVGHLGFVNERASRGVPVISDWAIRNGSCPKEGRVVPQDYACISTNSYCTNASNGPGYLCSCSKGYKGNPYLREGCQDINECEMRNQDPKYSALYPCKKGVCINTPGSYVCRCRIGTKSDGRNSGCQPVLRQSEQVIIGLCVSALVVTSVTCLLVMKLQRRKHMKEKDEYFKQNGGLRLYDEMRSRQVDTILILTETEIKQATENYSDNRVLGCGGHGTVYRGILDDGKEVAIKKSKVIDDDCREEFVNEIIILSQINHRNIVKLLGCCLEVDVPMLVYEFISSGTLFEFLHENDQRLSAPLDLRLKIATQSAEALAYIHSSTSRTILHGDVKSLNILLDNEYNAKVSDFGASALKPMDKNDFIMLIQGTLGYLDPEAFVSHHLTDKSDVYSFGVVLLELITRKRAIYIDNHNEKKSLSHTFILRFHQNELQDILDSEIVDNEVMVVLEKLADLIMQCLSSTGDERPTMKEVAERLQMLRRLQMQLVTKTNPI, via the exons ATGAAAGAAGCATTAGTAGTACTCCTGATGCTCATCATCTCCCCAGTGAAGGCAGCAGCGCTGTCATCAGCCACTCCATCTGAGCCTGCTCTATCACTGCCAGGGTGTCCCGACAAGTGTGGCGACGTGACCATCCCTTACCCCTTCGGCATAGGCGATGGCTGTGCAGCGACAAGTCGGAACCCCAGCTTTGCCGTGACCTGCAACAACACCTTCCAGCCACCACGGCCTATGATCTATGCCCCTGCCAGCAACACTTCAACACCAATGGAGGTCATCGACATCTCCCTGGAGCGTGGCGAGGTGAGCATCTATGCCCCCGTCGGCTATAGCTGCTTCGAGCCAAACACCAATACTCTGGACAACTACACCGGCGAGTTTAGCCTGGAAGGCACACCACTCATCCTCTCAAGCACACGAAACCGCTTCATGGCCATTGGCTGCAGCGCCCTGGGGCTCATCGGAGCCAGTGACCCTGAACCTTCTGTGGCTGGATGCTTCTCATACTGCGAGGGCATCAACCAGACATCAGATGGAGCACCGTGCAGTGGGAAGGGGTGCTGTGAAACCGCCATCTCACCCAACCTTACTGCCTTCCAGGCGGCAGTGGCGAATGTTACCTTGTTACCGAGCTTCAACCCATGCATATACGCGATGCTTGTCCAGGTTGGGTGGTACAGCTTCAGGAGACAAGACCTTGTTGGGCACCTTGGGTTCGTAAACGAAAGAGCCAGTAGAGGTGTACCGGTCATTAGTGATTGGGCCATTAGAAATGGCTCCTGTCCAAAAGAAGGGAGAGTGGTGCCTCAAGATTATGCTTGTATCAGTACAAACAGTTACTGTACGAATGCAAGCAATGGGCCAGGGTACCTGTGTAGCTGCTCCAAAGGTTACAAGGGAAATCCTTATCTTCGTGAAGGCTGCCAAG ATATAAATGAGTGCGAGATGCGTAATCAAGACCCGAAGTACAGTGCATTATATCCATGCAAAAAAGGGGTCTGTATCAATACTCCAGGCAGTTATGTATGCAGATGCAGGATAGGAACAAAATCAGATGGTAGAAATTCTGGATGCCAGCCTGTTCTTAGGCAGTCTGAACAAGTGATTATAG GCCTCTGTGTTTCTGCACTTGTGGTGACGTCTGTGACATGCTTGTTAGTTATGAAATTACAACGGAGAAAGCACATGAAGGAGAAGGATGAATACTTCAAACAAAATGGTGGCCTGAGGTTATATGACGAAATGAGATCAAGACAAGTTGATACTATTCTTATACTTACTGAGACAGAGATTAAGCAAGCCACAGAGAACTATAGCGACAATCGTGTTCTTGGATGTGGTGGTCATGGAACAGTCTATAGAGGAATTTTAGATGATGGAAAAGAAGTTGCCATAAAGAAGTCCAAAGTAATAGATGATGACTGCCGAGAAGAATTTGTGAACGAGATAATAATATTGTCACAAATCAATCACAGGAACATTGTCAAGTTACTTGGGTGTTGCTTGGAGGTAGATGTACCGATGTTGGTGTATGAGTTCATTTCCAGTGGTACCCTCTTTGAGTTCCTTCATGAAAATGACCAAAGATTATCAGCCCCATTGGATCTTAGGTTGAAGATTGCTACACAATCAGCAGAAGCTCTTGCTTATATTCATTCATCAACTTCTCGTACAATTCTCCATGGTGATGTCAAATCCCTCAATATACTCCTGGACAATGAATACAATGCAAAAGTTTCAGACTTTGGAGCTTCAGCACTGAAGCCCATGGACAAAAATGATTTCATTATGCTTATCCAAGGAACTCTTGGCTATCTTGACCCTGAGGCTTTTGTCAGTCACCATCTAACCGACAAGAGTGATGTCTACAGCTTTGGAGTTGTTCTTTTAGAGCTAATTACAAGAAAGAGGGCTATATACATCGACAATCATAATGAAAAGAAATCACTATCTCATACTTTCATACTAAGGTTCCACCAGAATGAGCTCCAGGATATCTTGGACAGTGAAATAGTAGATAATGAGGTTATGGTTGTACTCGAGAAACTAGCAGATCTCATCATGCAGTGCCTGAGTTCAACAGGAGATGAGAGGCCAACAATGAAGGAAGTTGCTGAGCGCCTACAAATGCTGAGGAGACTGCAGATGCAGCTAGTCACAAAAACAAACCCTATCTGA